In one Sphingobium sp. MI1205 genomic region, the following are encoded:
- a CDS encoding cupin domain-containing protein yields the protein MTEAVAIETHSFRDLRAFARAATIAADGHGDPFLASRAALDLPQGPVSVYLIALPQGRGRVQNLPDDEFLILIDGALTLETSDSTTQIAPHQSVVVTKGTGFAWSSREGARLIAMRRNGSPDAEPAIIPIDESAPLEPSGAPLAELLVGPTPNCRNFTDYRSGDGEFVCGTWDSTPYHRLPMPYRHYELMHLLEGSVTFVDGAGREGSFARGDIFLVEQGAHCSWESREHVKKVYAIYRPI from the coding sequence ATGACCGAAGCAGTGGCGATCGAAACGCATAGTTTTCGGGATTTGCGCGCCTTTGCGCGCGCCGCCACGATAGCGGCAGATGGCCATGGCGACCCGTTTCTTGCCAGCCGCGCCGCCCTTGACCTGCCCCAGGGGCCAGTTTCGGTCTATCTGATCGCCCTGCCCCAGGGGCGCGGCCGGGTCCAGAACCTGCCGGACGATGAATTCCTCATCTTGATCGACGGAGCGCTGACACTGGAGACCAGCGACAGCACGACCCAGATTGCGCCACACCAGAGCGTTGTCGTGACCAAAGGCACCGGCTTCGCATGGTCCTCACGCGAGGGCGCGCGCCTGATCGCGATGCGCCGCAACGGCAGCCCCGATGCTGAGCCGGCCATCATCCCCATCGATGAGAGCGCGCCTCTAGAACCTTCAGGCGCGCCGCTTGCCGAATTGCTGGTCGGCCCCACCCCCAATTGCCGCAATTTTACCGACTATCGGTCGGGCGATGGGGAATTTGTCTGCGGCACGTGGGATTCGACACCCTATCACCGCCTGCCCATGCCGTACCGCCACTATGAACTGATGCACCTGCTGGAAGGCAGCGTCACCTTCGTCGATGGTGCTGGCCGTGAGGGCAGCTTTGCCAGGGGCGACATCTTCCTGGTCGAGCAGGGCGCACATTGCAGCTGGGAAAGCCGGGAACATGTGAAAAAGGTCTACGCCATCTATCGCCCCATTTGA
- a CDS encoding fatty acyl-AMP ligase, protein MIAPTPTNDVLPRRFSDFGTLGEALDYAAQGQRGLNFHDARGNLARPYPFSELRDDAVACAHRLIAHGVKPEDRVALVAETGPDFAQLFFGIIYAGAWPVPLPLPTSFGGKESYIDQLNVQLSSCDPMLFLFPKELEEMAGESGRQKNVESIAFEDFIARDVIPADLPQAQPHEIAYLQYSSGSTRFPHGVAVTHHALLSNLAAHSHGMELQDSDRCISWLPWYHDMGLVGCFLSVVANQVSTDYMKTEDFARRPLAWLDLISRNEGTSISYSPTFGYDICARRMSSQTKAQDRFDLSRWRLAGNGADMIRPDVMQSFVDAFADAGFSPRAFLPSYGLAEATLAVTIMPPGEGIIVELVEETDLSGGDATEGRPQRFRSIVNCGKPARDMIVEIRDEDGAKLNERQIGKVWTTGPSLMVGYFRDQEATDACMADGWLDTGDMGYLSDGYLYIVGRAKDMIIINGKNHWPQDIEWAVEQLPGFKQGDIAAFAITTPGGEEAPAVLVHCRTSDNDERTRLRDQIRERVRAITGMNCVVELVPPRTLPRTSSGKLSRSKARNLYLTGEIRPYDIAA, encoded by the coding sequence ATGATCGCACCTACGCCGACCAATGACGTCCTTCCGCGGCGATTTTCCGATTTCGGAACGCTGGGCGAAGCGCTCGACTATGCGGCGCAGGGGCAGCGCGGCCTGAATTTCCACGACGCGCGTGGCAATCTGGCGCGGCCCTATCCTTTTTCCGAATTGCGGGACGACGCGGTCGCCTGCGCTCATCGGCTGATCGCTCATGGGGTGAAGCCGGAAGATCGCGTTGCGCTAGTGGCCGAGACCGGTCCCGACTTCGCGCAGCTTTTCTTCGGTATCATTTATGCTGGCGCATGGCCCGTGCCGCTGCCGCTGCCGACCAGCTTCGGCGGCAAGGAAAGCTATATCGACCAGCTGAATGTCCAGCTGTCGAGTTGCGACCCGATGCTGTTCCTGTTCCCCAAGGAACTGGAGGAGATGGCCGGAGAGTCTGGCCGTCAGAAGAATGTCGAAAGCATCGCGTTCGAGGATTTCATCGCGCGCGATGTCATCCCTGCGGACTTGCCACAGGCGCAGCCGCATGAAATCGCCTATCTGCAATATAGCAGCGGTTCGACCCGTTTTCCGCATGGCGTGGCCGTCACGCACCATGCGCTGCTGAGCAATCTCGCCGCGCACAGCCATGGCATGGAATTGCAGGACAGCGATCGCTGCATCAGCTGGCTGCCCTGGTATCATGACATGGGTCTGGTCGGCTGCTTCCTGTCGGTCGTCGCCAACCAGGTATCGACCGATTACATGAAGACCGAGGATTTTGCGCGTCGCCCGCTGGCGTGGCTTGACCTCATCAGCCGCAATGAAGGCACGTCGATCAGCTATTCGCCGACCTTTGGCTATGACATTTGCGCCCGCCGCATGTCGAGCCAGACCAAGGCGCAGGACCGGTTCGACCTGTCGCGCTGGCGGCTGGCCGGCAATGGCGCGGACATGATCCGGCCGGATGTGATGCAGAGCTTCGTCGATGCCTTTGCCGACGCGGGTTTCAGCCCCAGGGCGTTCCTGCCCAGCTATGGCCTGGCGGAAGCGACGCTGGCCGTCACGATCATGCCGCCGGGCGAAGGCATCATCGTCGAGTTGGTCGAGGAAACCGACCTGTCCGGCGGCGACGCGACCGAGGGGCGTCCGCAGCGCTTCCGCTCCATCGTCAACTGCGGCAAACCCGCGCGCGACATGATCGTCGAAATTCGCGACGAGGATGGAGCGAAGCTGAACGAGCGGCAGATCGGCAAGGTGTGGACCACTGGTCCCAGCCTCATGGTCGGTTATTTCCGTGACCAGGAAGCGACCGACGCCTGCATGGCCGACGGCTGGCTGGACACGGGGGACATGGGTTATCTGAGCGACGGCTATCTCTATATTGTCGGCCGCGCCAAGGACATGATCATCATCAACGGCAAGAATCACTGGCCGCAGGATATCGAATGGGCGGTGGAGCAGCTGCCCGGCTTCAAGCAGGGTGACATCGCCGCCTTCGCGATCACCACGCCCGGTGGCGAGGAAGCCCCCGCCGTGCTGGTGCATTGCCGGACCTCCGACAATGATGAGCGCACGCGCCTGCGCGACCAGATCCGTGAACGGGTCCGGGCGATCACGGGCATGAACTGCGTCGTGGAACTGGTGCCCCCGCGCACCCTGCCGCGCACCAGCTCCGGCAAGTTGAGCCGGTCGAAGGCGCGCAATCTCTACCTGACCGGCGAAATCCGGCCCTACGACATCGCCGCCTGA
- the aat gene encoding leucyl/phenylalanyl-tRNA--protein transferase: MTIDPLVLLQAYAIGVFPMSDDRDADEVYWIEPKRRAIMPLHGFHLSHSLARTIRRERFRVTANRDFGGIVSLCAQAAEDRPSTWINREIEQTYRHLHEIGFAHSVEVWDGEELVGGLYGVALGQAFFGESMVSRRTDASKVAIAWLTARMLFAGFTLLDCQFMTEHLRSLGAIEISQRDYLGLLEGALGGVSLGAGRSVLADGSGSWAELAFAPLAGDAPTGRSPLPPSFTVSGPLSGQAIVQLLTQTS; this comes from the coding sequence ATGACGATCGACCCTCTGGTCCTGTTGCAGGCCTATGCCATCGGCGTGTTTCCCATGTCCGACGATCGGGATGCCGACGAGGTCTACTGGATCGAGCCGAAGCGGCGGGCGATCATGCCGCTGCATGGTTTTCACCTGTCCCATTCGCTGGCCCGGACGATCCGGCGGGAGCGGTTCCGGGTGACGGCCAATCGCGACTTTGGCGGCATCGTCTCGCTGTGCGCGCAGGCGGCGGAAGACCGGCCATCGACATGGATCAATCGAGAGATCGAGCAGACCTATCGTCACCTGCACGAGATCGGCTTTGCCCATTCGGTTGAGGTCTGGGACGGCGAGGAACTGGTGGGCGGGCTTTACGGCGTGGCGCTGGGCCAGGCCTTTTTCGGCGAGAGCATGGTGTCGCGGCGGACCGACGCGTCAAAGGTCGCCATCGCCTGGCTGACGGCCCGGATGCTCTTTGCCGGTTTCACCCTGCTCGATTGCCAGTTCATGACCGAACATCTGCGGTCATTGGGCGCGATCGAGATCAGCCAGCGCGATTATCTGGGATTGTTGGAAGGAGCGCTGGGCGGCGTGTCGCTGGGCGCGGGAAGGTCCGTGCTCGCGGACGGCTCCGGTTCCTGGGCGGAATTGGCATTCGCGCCGCTGGCCGGTGATGCGCCGACGGGACGTTCGCCCTTGCCGCCCAGTTTCACCGTGTCGGGTCCGCTTTCGGGCCAAGCCATCGTGCAACTCTTGACCCAGACGTCATAG
- a CDS encoding NADH:ubiquinone oxidoreductase subunit NDUFA12 — protein MGILANIFTWWNGATIGTALYTSRKGKKVGEDHQGNIYYEGGTDVHGHARRWVIYNGGNDASRVPSEWHGWLHHTIDGTPESFLPPARIWERDYTPNATGTANAYRPSGALEKGGQRQRATGDYEAWSPDAS, from the coding sequence ATGGGAATCCTGGCCAATATCTTCACCTGGTGGAATGGCGCGACCATCGGCACCGCACTCTACACCTCTCGCAAAGGCAAGAAGGTGGGCGAAGACCATCAGGGCAATATCTATTATGAAGGCGGCACGGACGTCCACGGCCACGCCCGCCGCTGGGTGATCTACAACGGCGGGAACGACGCCAGCCGCGTGCCGTCCGAATGGCATGGCTGGCTGCATCACACAATTGATGGGACGCCGGAAAGCTTCCTGCCTCCTGCGCGCATATGGGAACGCGACTATACCCCGAATGCGACGGGCACGGCCAATGCCTACCGCCCTTCGGGTGCGCTGGAAAAGGGCGGCCAGCGCCAGCGCGCGACCGGGGACTATGAAGCGTGGAGTCCCGACGCATCATGA
- a CDS encoding DUF192 domain-containing protein: MRIIPTLLLALLAACSQTAPTSEKAPAAATQQSALLPLMIQGAKGTHRFAVETALTAKEQAQGLMFRKSLDADGGMLFPMNPPRIASFWMKNTVIPLDMLFIRTDGSIAFIAANTEPYSREPVSAGVPVAAVLELRGGRAAELGIAEGDRVSWGRCADPAEKSHPGVDFCPAQAR; encoded by the coding sequence ATGCGGATCATCCCCACCCTGCTCCTCGCCCTTCTCGCCGCCTGCTCCCAGACAGCGCCCACATCCGAAAAGGCCCCCGCGGCCGCGACGCAGCAGAGTGCCCTTCTCCCGCTCATGATACAGGGCGCGAAGGGCACTCATCGCTTCGCTGTTGAAACAGCCCTCACCGCAAAGGAGCAGGCACAAGGCCTCATGTTCCGCAAGTCGCTGGATGCCGACGGGGGCATGCTGTTCCCGATGAATCCGCCGCGCATCGCCAGTTTCTGGATGAAGAATACGGTCATCCCGCTGGACATGCTGTTCATCCGCACCGATGGCAGCATCGCCTTTATCGCCGCCAACACCGAACCCTATTCCCGCGAACCTGTGTCGGCAGGCGTTCCCGTTGCCGCCGTCCTTGAACTGCGCGGCGGGCGGGCGGCGGAGCTTGGCATAGCGGAGGGGGATCGCGTCTCCTGGGGCCGGTGCGCCGACCCGGCGGAAAAGAGCCATCCGGGCGTCGATTTCTGCCCGGCGCAGGCGCGCTGA
- a CDS encoding regulatory protein RecX, translated as MTGKRPRPPLDSDSMRDMALRYVSRFATSRAKLLTYLNRKLQERGWAGEGAPQPDVLVERLAELRYVDDRSFAVMKSASLTRRGYGARRVTDTLRADGIAEADREEADANTQGEAWAAAERFARRKRLGPYAQARPDPRQREKWIAAFLRAGHSYAMARRWTDAVPGEPPEPQE; from the coding sequence ATGACCGGCAAACGGCCCCGTCCTCCGCTTGATAGCGACAGTATGCGCGATATGGCCTTGCGCTATGTCAGCCGCTTTGCGACCAGCAGGGCGAAGCTGCTGACCTATCTCAACCGCAAGTTGCAGGAACGCGGATGGGCGGGCGAAGGCGCGCCGCAGCCGGACGTCCTCGTCGAGCGGCTGGCCGAACTGCGCTATGTCGATGACCGCAGCTTCGCCGTGATGAAGAGCGCTTCCTTGACCCGGCGGGGCTATGGCGCCCGCCGCGTGACCGACACCCTGCGCGCAGACGGCATCGCCGAAGCTGATCGCGAAGAAGCGGACGCCAATACGCAGGGCGAGGCCTGGGCAGCCGCAGAACGCTTCGCCCGCCGCAAGCGCCTCGGCCCTTATGCGCAGGCGAGGCCTGATCCCAGGCAGCGCGAAAAATGGATCGCAGCCTTCCTGCGCGCTGGCCACAGCTATGCCATGGCGCGCCGCTGGACCGACGCTGTCCCCGGCGAGCCGCCGGAGCCGCAGGAATAA
- a CDS encoding Rap1a/Tai family immunity protein — protein sequence MKLHILAIMTAFAAAAPAPAETAQVFMFETGTTLLAKCRNKAPEYALACTAYIVGAVDGIKKDVFIGRAQPNCWPNQLQADEVRRIVITYLERYRDQRSAPASVLVSVALNARYPCEK from the coding sequence ATGAAATTGCACATTCTGGCGATCATGACCGCGTTCGCCGCGGCAGCCCCTGCCCCGGCTGAAACCGCGCAGGTATTCATGTTCGAAACCGGGACCACCCTGCTCGCCAAATGCCGCAACAAGGCGCCGGAATATGCGCTGGCCTGCACCGCTTACATTGTCGGGGCCGTGGATGGCATAAAGAAGGACGTATTCATCGGCCGCGCCCAGCCCAATTGCTGGCCCAACCAGTTGCAAGCAGACGAAGTGCGGCGGATCGTCATCACCTATCTGGAACGCTATCGCGACCAGCGTAGCGCCCCGGCGTCGGTGCTGGTCAGCGTCGCGCTCAACGCGCGTTACCCTTGCGAGAAGTAA
- a CDS encoding ParA family protein: MAKEPQLATIAVYSLKGGVGKTTFAINLAWASANISKRRTLLWDLDPQAASSWLLSTDAESRDAAQAIFSKDVDVRKLIQPSTVAGLDLIAADTSLRSLDHLFREMDKKKRLAKLIESLGKEYDRIILDCPPGLTETSEQVLRAADMIVIPVIPSPLAQRAMGEVARYLVQRGGTHPPIMPVYSMVDRRRALHRAAIEAQPGWPAIPMASAVEQMAVRRKPLGAFAANSPSAQAFASMWTGIERQLQTR; encoded by the coding sequence ATGGCAAAGGAACCGCAGTTGGCGACCATCGCCGTCTACAGCCTCAAGGGGGGTGTTGGCAAAACCACCTTCGCGATCAATCTCGCCTGGGCGTCGGCCAACATTTCGAAAAGGCGCACGCTGCTGTGGGATCTTGATCCACAGGCGGCGTCCAGCTGGCTGCTGTCGACCGATGCTGAAAGCCGCGACGCCGCGCAGGCAATCTTCAGCAAGGATGTCGATGTCCGCAAGCTGATCCAGCCTTCGACGGTGGCGGGTCTCGATCTGATCGCCGCCGACACATCGCTGCGCAGCCTCGACCACCTGTTCCGCGAGATGGACAAGAAGAAGCGGCTGGCCAAGCTGATCGAAAGCCTTGGCAAAGAATATGACCGCATCATCCTGGACTGTCCCCCCGGTTTGACTGAAACCAGCGAGCAGGTGCTGCGCGCCGCGGACATGATCGTGATCCCGGTCATCCCCTCGCCCCTCGCCCAGCGCGCCATGGGGGAAGTCGCCCGCTATCTGGTGCAGCGCGGCGGCACGCATCCGCCGATCATGCCCGTATATTCCATGGTCGATCGCCGCCGTGCGCTCCATCGCGCCGCGATCGAGGCCCAGCCCGGCTGGCCCGCCATCCCCATGGCGAGTGCCGTTGAACAGATGGCCGTACGCCGCAAGCCATTGGGCGCCTTCGCCGCCAATTCGCCGTCCGCCCAGGCCTTCGCCAGCATGTGGACAGGCATCGAACGGCAATTACAGACGCGCTAG
- a CDS encoding class II 3-deoxy-7-phosphoheptulonate synthase has protein sequence MTAKWTPESWREHKGIQMPFYRDAEALAAVEGQLSQFPPLVFAGEARNLKAELAKVTNGEAFLLQGGDCAESFAEFHPNNIRDTFRVLLQMAVVLTFASKLPVVKVGRMAGQFAKPRSADTETIGGVELPSYRGDNVNDIGFTPESREPDPERMVRAYNQSAATLNLLRAFSTGGYASLDRVHGWMLDFMGRSPLAAKFDAVADQIGQALDFMRACGLSPETVPQLGGTSFYTSHEALLLPYEQALTRQDSLTGDWYDTSAHMLWIGDRTRFEGSAHVEYLRGIGNPIGMKCGPSLEPDALLRLLDVLNPTREAGRITLITRYGHDKIEAGLPKLVRAVMREGHPVVWSCDPMHGNVIKAANGYKTRPFDRILAEVRGFFAVHRAEGSFGGGIHAEMTGQNVTECTGGAIAITDEGLADRYHTHCDPRLNAAQSLELAFLLAEMLNEELKERRAAA, from the coding sequence GTGACGGCGAAGTGGACGCCGGAAAGCTGGCGGGAGCATAAGGGCATTCAGATGCCCTTTTATCGTGACGCGGAGGCGCTTGCCGCCGTGGAGGGCCAGCTCAGCCAGTTTCCCCCGCTCGTCTTTGCGGGCGAAGCGCGCAACCTGAAAGCGGAACTTGCCAAGGTAACCAATGGCGAGGCGTTTCTGCTGCAGGGCGGCGATTGCGCCGAAAGCTTCGCCGAGTTCCACCCGAACAACATCCGCGACACGTTCCGCGTGCTTTTGCAGATGGCTGTGGTGCTGACTTTCGCGTCCAAGCTGCCGGTCGTGAAGGTCGGCCGCATGGCGGGCCAGTTCGCCAAGCCGCGCTCGGCCGATACCGAAACGATCGGCGGGGTGGAATTGCCCAGCTATCGCGGCGACAATGTCAACGACATCGGTTTCACCCCGGAATCGCGCGAGCCTGACCCTGAGCGGATGGTGCGCGCCTATAATCAGTCGGCTGCGACGCTCAACCTGCTGCGCGCTTTTTCGACCGGCGGCTATGCGAGCCTTGACCGCGTGCATGGCTGGATGCTCGATTTCATGGGCCGCAGCCCCTTGGCCGCGAAGTTCGATGCCGTCGCCGATCAGATCGGGCAGGCGCTCGACTTCATGCGCGCCTGCGGCCTGTCGCCTGAAACGGTGCCGCAACTGGGTGGAACCAGCTTCTACACCAGCCATGAAGCGCTGCTGCTCCCCTATGAGCAGGCGCTGACACGGCAGGATTCGCTGACCGGCGACTGGTACGATACATCCGCGCACATGCTCTGGATCGGTGATCGCACGCGGTTCGAAGGATCGGCGCATGTCGAATATCTGCGCGGCATCGGCAACCCGATCGGCATGAAGTGCGGTCCCAGCCTTGAGCCGGACGCCCTCCTCCGCCTGCTTGACGTGCTGAACCCGACCCGTGAGGCCGGGCGCATCACGCTCATCACCCGCTATGGCCATGACAAGATCGAGGCGGGCCTGCCCAAGCTGGTCCGTGCCGTGATGCGCGAAGGCCATCCGGTGGTCTGGTCCTGCGACCCGATGCACGGCAACGTCATCAAGGCGGCCAACGGCTACAAGACGCGGCCGTTCGACCGCATCCTGGCCGAGGTCCGCGGCTTCTTCGCCGTTCATCGCGCGGAAGGCAGCTTCGGCGGCGGCATCCATGCCGAAATGACCGGCCAGAATGTGACCGAATGCACCGGTGGCGCGATCGCCATCACCGACGAGGGGCTGGCCGACCGCTACCACACGCATTGTGACCCGCGCCTCAACGCCGCACAGAGCCTGGAACTGGCGTTCCTGCTGGCGGAAATGCTGAACGAGGAACTGAAGGAACGCCGGGCCGCGGCCTGA
- a CDS encoding putative bifunctional diguanylate cyclase/phosphodiesterase, whose product MMGFPASHVSAGLIVMSAQLRSADNVAPLRLAMNLFGIAFLWRVFGSQLSAMILAPWSAAFVILTSVNFLSAARRKGRARHQAAARDLHRHGVLALCEGLLWAGCIQLLSLHGDPSQVVAIWTLFSCVMVCGAISYIATPLSTTCFLLPCMLALPALFDETGQFPLLLLATGYALLLLVGCFFYARIFAREHSASVQLEEKSEVVSLLLREYEDGGSDWLWQTDATRRLNGVSVRLAESLGREPAHLEGMLLVQALAGEAWETGDFHAGLHSLADQLKRRESFSNLAVSVEVKGEMRWWELSASPRHGDDGRFLGFRGVGSDITSQRESADRIAQLASFDSLTGLPNRTHLRDVLDRAMAETRQRSPGCAFLMIDLDRFKAVNDTLGHQIGDKLLSQVARRLRHICTGPEFCGRIGGDEFAVVIPRLFDEHAVSRLAGAIIGGLSVPYQVDAHMLYIGASVGSAVSSTDGGDSEALIRSADLALYRAKGEGGGIHCAYEPQLHAQAEERRRLELALREALDGNQLHVVYQPVVDAASSEILGFEALLRWTHPELGPVSPAKFVPVAEDARLIGPIGEWVLRTACAEAVRWPAHVRVAVNVSAEQLAHPSFVAAVVSALAQSGLEAQRLELEVTESVFVNADTGAIKILDQLLTLGIHLSLDDFGTGYSSLGYLSRTRFNTIKIDRSFVVGASQKKAESLAIIRAVVTLADSLGMATTAEGVETEAELAMVRELGCRKIQGYYFGRPMPAAEAAALFPADQLRARA is encoded by the coding sequence ATGATGGGCTTTCCCGCGTCGCACGTAAGCGCGGGCCTGATCGTGATGAGCGCGCAGCTGCGTTCCGCCGATAACGTCGCGCCGTTGCGGCTGGCGATGAACCTGTTCGGGATTGCTTTCCTGTGGCGGGTTTTCGGCAGCCAGCTGTCCGCCATGATATTGGCGCCATGGAGCGCCGCTTTCGTCATCCTGACCAGCGTCAATTTCCTTTCGGCGGCGCGGCGCAAGGGCCGGGCGCGGCACCAGGCTGCTGCACGGGACCTGCACAGGCATGGCGTGCTGGCTTTGTGCGAAGGGCTCTTGTGGGCGGGGTGCATCCAGCTGCTGTCGTTGCATGGCGATCCGTCGCAGGTCGTGGCGATCTGGACGCTTTTCAGCTGTGTCATGGTGTGTGGCGCGATCAGCTATATCGCGACGCCACTGTCCACCACATGTTTCCTGTTGCCATGCATGTTGGCGCTGCCTGCATTGTTCGACGAAACGGGCCAGTTTCCTTTGCTGCTGCTCGCGACCGGATATGCGCTGCTGCTGCTGGTCGGCTGCTTCTTCTACGCGCGGATCTTCGCCCGCGAACATAGCGCCAGCGTGCAGCTGGAGGAAAAGAGCGAGGTGGTGAGCCTGTTGCTGCGCGAGTATGAGGATGGCGGTTCCGACTGGCTGTGGCAGACGGACGCCACCCGGCGTCTGAACGGCGTGTCGGTGCGCCTTGCCGAGAGCCTGGGGCGGGAGCCTGCGCATCTTGAAGGCATGCTGCTGGTGCAGGCACTGGCGGGCGAGGCTTGGGAAACCGGCGATTTCCATGCGGGGTTGCATAGCCTGGCGGACCAGTTGAAACGCCGCGAAAGTTTCAGCAACCTGGCCGTCTCGGTCGAGGTGAAGGGAGAAATGCGTTGGTGGGAACTGTCCGCTTCGCCGCGTCATGGCGATGATGGACGCTTCCTCGGCTTCCGCGGCGTCGGGTCCGATATCACGTCCCAGCGCGAGTCCGCCGACAGGATCGCGCAGCTGGCCAGCTTCGATTCCCTGACTGGCTTGCCCAATCGCACGCATTTACGCGATGTGCTGGATCGTGCGATGGCGGAGACTCGCCAGCGCTCGCCCGGTTGCGCGTTCCTGATGATCGACCTCGACAGGTTCAAGGCAGTCAACGACACGCTTGGCCACCAGATTGGCGACAAACTTTTGAGCCAGGTCGCGCGGCGGCTGCGGCACATCTGCACGGGACCGGAATTTTGCGGGCGGATCGGCGGTGACGAATTTGCCGTGGTGATCCCCCGGCTGTTCGACGAGCATGCCGTATCGCGGCTCGCGGGCGCCATTATCGGCGGACTGTCCGTGCCTTACCAGGTCGATGCGCACATGCTCTATATCGGCGCATCGGTGGGATCGGCGGTCTCGTCCACCGACGGCGGCGATTCCGAAGCGCTGATCCGCAGCGCCGACCTGGCGCTCTACCGCGCCAAGGGGGAGGGCGGCGGCATTCACTGTGCCTATGAACCGCAGCTTCACGCCCAGGCGGAGGAAAGGCGGCGGCTGGAACTGGCGCTGCGTGAAGCACTGGACGGGAACCAGTTGCATGTCGTCTACCAGCCGGTAGTCGACGCCGCGTCCAGCGAGATCCTTGGATTTGAGGCGTTGTTGCGCTGGACGCACCCCGAACTCGGCCCGGTTTCGCCTGCGAAATTCGTCCCGGTGGCGGAGGACGCCCGCTTGATCGGGCCAATCGGCGAGTGGGTGTTGCGCACGGCCTGCGCGGAAGCGGTGCGCTGGCCCGCCCATGTGCGCGTCGCCGTCAATGTGTCGGCCGAACAGCTGGCGCATCCCAGTTTCGTCGCGGCGGTAGTGTCCGCCCTCGCGCAGAGCGGACTGGAGGCGCAGCGGCTGGAGCTGGAAGTGACGGAAAGCGTGTTCGTCAATGCGGACACGGGCGCCATCAAGATATTGGATCAGCTTCTGACGCTTGGCATCCATCTCTCGCTCGACGATTTCGGCACCGGCTATTCGTCGCTGGGCTATCTCAGCCGCACGCGCTTCAACACGATCAAGATCGACCGCAGCTTCGTGGTCGGCGCGTCCCAGAAAAAGGCGGAGAGCCTGGCCATCATCCGCGCCGTGGTGACGCTGGCCGACAGCCTGGGGATGGCGACGACAGCCGAAGGCGTCGAAACGGAGGCCGAACTGGCCATGGTTCGGGAATTGGGCTGCCGAAAGATTCAGGGCTATTATTTCGGCCGCCCGATGCCTGCGGCGGAGGCGGCTGCGCTATTTCCGGCGGATCAACTGCGCGCTCGGGCCTAG
- the dnaJ gene encoding molecular chaperone DnaJ, whose amino-acid sequence MSTELDYYALLEVERTADATTIKSAYRKLAMKYHPDKTGGCSDGEARFKAVSEAYECLKDPQKRAAYDRFGHAAYTNAQNGGGGGGFNGRGAGGFSDLGDIFETIFGQSGFGGGGRQAQRRGADLRYDMEITLDEAYHGKQTEIEIEVSAACESCDGSGAQPGTGVKNCGTCGGHGQVRAQQGFFVVERTCPSCHGAGRVIEAPCRTCRGEGRVDKPKTLSVNIPAGVDDGTRIRLSGEGEAGARGAPAGDLYIFLHVKRHSLFERDGTTLFCRAPVSFTTAALGGCIEVPGLDGQRHEIRIPSGIQSGKQIRQRGAGMPVLNGRGQGDLVIQVEVETPTRLSAKQRELLEAFRDTETGEECPQSNGFFSKLKELWGE is encoded by the coding sequence ATGAGTACTGAACTGGATTATTACGCACTGCTCGAGGTAGAGCGCACGGCTGACGCCACGACGATCAAGAGCGCCTATCGCAAGCTGGCGATGAAATATCACCCGGACAAGACCGGGGGATGCAGCGACGGCGAGGCCAGGTTCAAGGCGGTGTCCGAAGCCTATGAGTGTCTGAAAGACCCGCAGAAGCGCGCGGCCTATGACCGTTTTGGCCATGCCGCCTACACCAACGCGCAAAATGGCGGCGGCGGTGGCGGATTCAACGGACGCGGCGCGGGCGGCTTTTCCGACCTGGGCGATATTTTCGAGACGATCTTCGGCCAGAGCGGCTTTGGCGGTGGTGGCCGTCAGGCGCAGCGGCGCGGCGCTGACCTGCGCTACGACATGGAGATCACGCTCGACGAAGCCTATCATGGCAAGCAGACCGAGATAGAGATCGAAGTATCCGCCGCCTGCGAAAGCTGTGACGGATCGGGCGCGCAGCCGGGCACCGGGGTCAAGAATTGCGGCACCTGCGGCGGCCATGGCCAGGTGCGGGCGCAGCAGGGATTTTTCGTGGTCGAGCGCACCTGCCCCAGCTGTCATGGCGCGGGCCGAGTGATCGAAGCCCCTTGCCGCACCTGTCGCGGCGAAGGGCGGGTGGACAAGCCCAAGACGCTGTCAGTCAATATTCCCGCCGGCGTCGATGACGGCACGCGCATCCGCCTGTCGGGCGAAGGCGAGGCAGGCGCGCGTGGCGCGCCAGCGGGCGACCTCTACATCTTCCTGCATGTGAAGCGGCATTCGCTGTTCGAACGCGATGGCACGACGCTTTTCTGCCGTGCGCCGGTCAGCTTCACCACGGCGGCGCTCGGCGGCTGCATCGAAGTGCCGGGCCTTGATGGCCAGCGGCACGAGATCAGGATCCCCAGCGGCATCCAGTCAGGCAAGCAGATCCGCCAGCGCGGCGCAGGCATGCCGGTGCTGAACGGCCGGGGTCAGGGTGATCTGGTCATCCAGGTCGAAGTGGAAACGCCGACCCGGCTCAGCGCAAAGCAGCGCGAATTGCTCGAAGCATTCCGTGACACGGAAACCGGCGAAGAATGCCCGCAATCGAACGGCTTTTTCAGCAAGCTGAAGGAATTGTGGGGCGAATGA